A stretch of the Chitinophaga sp. Cy-1792 genome encodes the following:
- a CDS encoding pyridoxal phosphate-dependent aminotransferase has translation MQIQVAKRLQGTEEYYFSKKLREIEEMNQQSPKVINLGIGSPDLPPHPSVVEALHTNAALPNTHAYQGYKGIPALRKAIADWYQRYYHVTLNPDTEVLPLIGSKEGIMHICMTYLQAGDEALVPNPGYPTYRSAVNLSGATVRDYNLTEENNWLPDLDALAKSDLSKVKLMWVNYPNMPTGAKATREFAKKLIAFGKDNNILICHDNPYSFILNEEPLSLLQEEGAKDVVLELNSLSKSSNMAGWRVGMLCGKAEWINEVLRFKSNMDSGMFQPLQMAAVKALELGKDWYDQLNAIYRGRREKVFELLDLIGCTYDKDQVGMFVWAKIPAGYADGYKVSDEVLYKSRVFITPGGIFGSNGNGYIRVSLCQDVKVFDEAISRIKSTINK, from the coding sequence ATGCAGATACAGGTAGCTAAAAGATTACAAGGAACAGAAGAATACTACTTCTCTAAAAAACTGCGCGAAATCGAAGAGATGAACCAGCAGAGCCCTAAGGTGATTAACCTGGGGATCGGAAGCCCCGACCTGCCTCCTCATCCTTCGGTAGTGGAAGCATTGCACACCAATGCCGCACTCCCCAATACACACGCATACCAGGGCTATAAAGGTATCCCTGCACTGCGTAAGGCTATCGCTGACTGGTATCAACGCTATTATCACGTTACGCTGAATCCGGATACGGAAGTTTTACCACTCATCGGCTCTAAAGAAGGTATCATGCATATCTGCATGACCTATCTCCAGGCAGGTGATGAAGCACTGGTACCTAACCCGGGTTACCCGACCTACCGCTCTGCTGTTAATCTCAGCGGTGCTACTGTTCGCGATTATAACCTGACTGAAGAAAATAACTGGTTGCCGGACCTCGATGCACTGGCTAAGTCAGACCTCAGCAAAGTAAAGCTGATGTGGGTAAACTACCCGAACATGCCTACCGGTGCCAAAGCTACCCGTGAGTTCGCAAAAAAACTCATCGCTTTTGGTAAAGACAATAACATCCTCATCTGTCATGATAATCCGTACAGCTTTATCCTGAATGAAGAGCCTTTAAGTCTGCTCCAGGAAGAAGGCGCTAAAGATGTCGTACTCGAGTTAAACTCGCTCAGTAAATCATCTAACATGGCAGGCTGGCGCGTAGGCATGTTGTGTGGAAAAGCAGAATGGATCAACGAAGTACTCCGTTTCAAATCCAATATGGACTCCGGTATGTTCCAGCCACTGCAAATGGCCGCTGTTAAGGCACTGGAACTTGGTAAAGACTGGTACGACCAGCTCAATGCCATCTACCGTGGCCGCCGTGAAAAAGTATTTGAACTGCTGGACCTCATCGGTTGTACTTATGATAAAGACCAGGTAGGTATGTTCGTATGGGCAAAGATTCCTGCAGGTTATGCAGATGGTTATAAAGTCAGCGACGAAGTACTCTATAAATCACGCGTATTCATTACACCGGGCGGCATCTTCGGATCTAACGGTAACGGATATATCAGAGTGAGCCTTTGTCAGGATGTCAAAGTATTTGACGAAGCGATATCAAGAATTAAATCCACCATTAACAAGTAA
- a CDS encoding prephenate dehydratase, producing the protein MKIAIQGFEGCFHQVAAQSYFGKNTEIECCGSFAELVRKVKQQPDVDAGIMAIENSIAGSILPNYSLIKNSGLHVTGEIYLQINQHLMVLPGQTMEDIREVHSHPMALLQCMDFLEKYPHIKLVETEDTALSAKHVRHKKLKSTAAIAGKLAAEIFELDIIAPNIHTNKNNYTRFLAVSKTPVETAPDANKASVYFQTSHERGSLAEVLTRIANAGINLSKLQSFPIPAKVWNYYFHADMEFDNLDHFQQALKEIEQHTEHLKVLGIYKKGKTL; encoded by the coding sequence ATGAAAATAGCGATTCAGGGTTTTGAAGGTTGTTTCCACCAGGTGGCTGCCCAGTCTTATTTCGGAAAAAATACCGAAATCGAATGCTGCGGCTCTTTCGCCGAACTGGTCAGGAAAGTGAAACAACAACCTGATGTGGACGCAGGGATCATGGCCATCGAAAACTCCATCGCCGGTAGCATCCTCCCTAACTATAGCCTGATCAAAAACTCAGGCCTGCACGTAACCGGAGAAATCTACCTGCAAATCAATCAACACCTGATGGTATTACCAGGACAAACAATGGAGGATATCAGGGAAGTACACTCTCACCCAATGGCGCTGCTACAGTGTATGGACTTCCTCGAAAAATATCCCCATATCAAACTGGTAGAAACGGAAGATACCGCCCTCTCTGCCAAACATGTTCGCCATAAAAAATTAAAATCTACCGCCGCTATCGCCGGTAAACTGGCAGCAGAAATCTTCGAACTCGATATCATCGCTCCTAATATCCATACCAATAAAAATAATTATACCAGGTTCCTGGCAGTATCTAAAACACCGGTGGAAACAGCACCAGACGCTAATAAAGCCTCCGTTTACTTCCAGACAAGTCACGAACGCGGTAGCCTCGCTGAAGTACTTACAAGAATCGCCAACGCCGGTATCAACCTCTCCAAACTGCAGTCTTTCCCCATCCCGGCTAAAGTATGGAACTATTACTTCCACGCAGACATGGAGTTTGATAACCTGGATCACTTCCAGCAGGCATTAAAAGAAATTGAACAACATACCGAACACCTCAAAGTATTAGGTATCTATAAAAAAGGTAAAACGCTTTAA
- a CDS encoding chorismate mutase, producing MEQHTTMEQILANTKFSDPSSDKKPLIISGPCSAETEEQVLATALRLQKTGKVDVLRAGIWKPRTRPGSFEGIGTKGLPWLQKAKELTGLPVAVEVATAKQVEDALHFGVDILWVGARTTVNPFSVQEVADALKGVDTTVLIKNPINPDLELWLGAVERIQKAGISKVGLIHRGFSSYGNTTYRNAPMWHLAIELKRRMPELPMICDPSHISGRRDILQEVSQEAIDLDYDGLMLETHIDPDNAWSDAKQQVTPEKLAEILDGIVWRREHSDKSEFNTALEKLRAQINQVDDEIMLLLGNRMKIAEKIGQYKKENNITILQTNRWNEILERNIAKGEKLGLTKEFITKYFDAVHLESINRQNRIMNEEK from the coding sequence ATGGAACAGCATACTACAATGGAGCAGATTCTTGCTAACACCAAATTCTCCGATCCTTCATCGGATAAAAAGCCGTTGATCATTTCCGGCCCTTGCAGTGCAGAAACGGAAGAGCAGGTACTCGCTACCGCACTGAGATTACAGAAAACAGGTAAAGTGGACGTTTTACGTGCAGGTATCTGGAAACCTCGTACCCGCCCGGGTTCTTTCGAAGGTATCGGTACCAAAGGTTTACCCTGGCTGCAAAAAGCTAAAGAACTGACCGGTCTGCCAGTAGCTGTGGAAGTAGCTACCGCTAAACAGGTAGAAGATGCCCTGCACTTCGGTGTGGATATCCTTTGGGTAGGAGCCCGTACTACTGTGAATCCTTTCTCTGTTCAGGAAGTGGCAGATGCACTGAAAGGTGTTGATACAACTGTACTGATCAAAAACCCGATCAACCCTGACCTGGAACTCTGGCTCGGTGCTGTTGAAAGAATCCAGAAAGCTGGTATCAGCAAAGTAGGTCTGATCCACCGCGGTTTCTCCAGCTACGGTAATACTACTTACAGAAATGCTCCAATGTGGCACCTGGCAATCGAACTGAAACGCCGTATGCCTGAACTGCCAATGATCTGCGATCCAAGCCATATCTCCGGTCGTCGTGATATCCTGCAGGAAGTTTCCCAGGAAGCTATCGACCTGGATTACGATGGTCTGATGCTGGAAACTCACATCGATCCGGATAACGCATGGTCTGATGCCAAACAACAGGTAACTCCTGAGAAACTGGCGGAAATCCTCGACGGTATCGTATGGCGTCGTGAACATTCCGATAAGAGCGAATTCAACACTGCACTGGAAAAACTGCGTGCGCAGATCAACCAGGTAGATGATGAGATCATGCTGCTGCTGGGCAACCGTATGAAAATTGCTGAGAAAATCGGTCAATACAAAAAAGAAAACAACATCACCATTCTGCAAACTAACCGTTGGAATGAAATTCTGGAGCGTAACATCGCTAAGGGCGAAAAACTCGGCCTGACAAAAGAATTCATCACCAAATACTTCGACGCTGTTCACCTGGAATCTATCAATCGCCAGAACAGAATAATGAACGAAGAAAAGTAG
- a CDS encoding prephenate dehydrogenase, with protein MIATIIGTGLIGGSLALSLKEKGVASHIIGVDQSPEHLERAKELHIIDEGASLEDALTRSDLIILAIPVDAVLKVLPTLMDKVKPGQVIMDVGSTKNIILQLVAGHPNRGRFVAAHPMAGTEYSGPDAAVRNLFANKTMVLCDVKNSDDDALEVVENMVDQLQMRTVYMNAEEHDLHTAYVSHISHITSFALALTVLKKEKEQGRIFELASGGFESTVRLAKSSPDMWVPIFKHNRSNVLDVLDEHINQLQQMKTLLEEEDYDTFYKLIQKSNKIRKILK; from the coding sequence ATGATTGCAACAATAATAGGAACAGGTCTTATCGGCGGTTCGCTGGCACTCAGCCTTAAAGAAAAGGGTGTGGCCAGTCATATCATCGGTGTGGATCAGTCGCCGGAGCACCTCGAACGCGCAAAGGAACTGCATATCATCGATGAGGGCGCTTCTCTGGAAGATGCACTCACCCGCTCGGACCTTATTATCCTTGCCATTCCGGTGGATGCGGTGCTGAAAGTACTGCCAACACTGATGGATAAGGTGAAGCCGGGACAGGTAATTATGGACGTAGGTTCTACTAAAAATATCATCTTGCAACTCGTTGCCGGTCATCCAAACAGAGGACGCTTTGTAGCGGCCCATCCGATGGCCGGCACCGAGTATAGCGGACCTGACGCCGCTGTCAGGAACCTGTTTGCCAATAAAACAATGGTATTGTGTGATGTGAAAAACAGTGATGATGATGCACTGGAAGTAGTTGAGAATATGGTAGACCAGTTGCAGATGCGCACCGTATATATGAATGCGGAAGAACATGACCTGCACACGGCATATGTTTCTCATATCTCCCATATCACTTCCTTCGCACTGGCATTAACAGTATTGAAGAAAGAAAAAGAACAGGGCCGCATTTTTGAACTGGCAAGTGGTGGTTTCGAATCTACCGTGCGCCTCGCTAAAAGTTCCCCGGATATGTGGGTGCCTATCTTCAAACATAATCGTAGTAACGTTTTAGATGTACTGGATGAACATATCAATCAGTTACAGCAAATGAAAACATTACTGGAAGAAGAAGATTACGATACCTTCTACAAGCTTATTCAAAAATCAAATAAAATCAGGAAGATCCTGAAATAA